CTTAGCGGTGGAAGCCACACTGCCAGAGGTGGCCAAATTAGTGGATTTGGTCGTTGAGGCTTTCGCCAACGGCGGCAGATTAATTTATTGCGGTGCCGGTACGTCTGGGCGGCTGGGCATTCTGGATGCAAGCGAGTGCCCGCCAACCTACGGCACGCCTCGTGAGCAGGTGATCGGCCTAATTGCAGGTGGACATACCGCGATTCTGCTGGCAGTTGAGAACGCAGAAGACAACCCTGAAATGGGGAAACAAGATTTGCGTAATCTCGAGTTCAACGCCCGTGACGTTTTGGTGGGGATCGCCGCGAGCGGCCGCACACCTTATGTGTTGGGCGCAATGGCTTACGCACGCAGTGTCGGGGCAACGGTTGCCGCTATCTCTTGTAATCAGAACAGCGAAATGAGCAAGGCTGCTGATATTGCCATTGAACCCGTGGTTGGCCCTGAAGTCGTCACTGGTTCATCACGCATGAAAGCAGGAACAGCGCAAAAACTGATCCTTAATATGATCACCACTGGTGCCATGATCCGCAGCGGCAAGGTGTACAGCAATCTGATGGTGGATGTTGAAGCCACCAACGCCAAACTCGTACAACGCCAAGTCAATATCGTGGTTGAAGCCACAGAATGCACCCCAGAAGAAGCAGAAAACGCGCTCAATGAATGCCAGCGCCACTGTAAAACCGCCATTGTCATGATCCTCGGTGGCCTGACAGCACAACAGGCGGCTGCGGTATTGAGTAAGAATAAAGGCTTTATTCGTAAGGCGTTAGAGGGGATACAGGCATAGCCATGGCGAAAATAACCGTTTCCATGATAGAGCAGATTTTACAGCTCACCGGCGGTAGTGAAAATATCATTATCTGTGGTAACTGTATGACCCGTTTGCGGCTGACGTTGCGCGACCGCGAGCAAATCCAGCTCGATAATCTGAAGAAAATACCGGGCGTGTTAGGGGTCGTTAACGGCGACGATCAGTTACAGATCATCCTCGGTCCGGGTAAAGCCCAGACGGCCAGCGAAATGATGAACACGCTGCTAAACGCGCAACCTCGTCAACCGCAGGGCGGTCACGAGCAAGCAGATTTACAGTCGTTGGCCAGCCAAAACAAGCAGCAGATGAAAGCCAAACAAAATAGTGCGGTGCATAATTTTCTGACCAAGTTCGCCACTATTTTTACCCCGCTGATCCCCGGTTTTATTGCCGCAGGGCTACTGCTCGGGTTTGCGACGCTAATGCAGCAAACGCTGGTCGTTGAAGGCGTGACGCCAGCCGTTTGGTTGAAAAGCCTGATCGCTTATATGAAAGTATTCAGCATCGGCTTGTTTACCTTCCTGAGCATTCTGATTGGTTATAACACTCAGAAAGCCTTTGGCGGGACTGGCGTGAATGGCGCGATTATCGCGTCGCTGTTTATTTTACGCTATGTGCCAGAAGGCACTGTTGGCTATTACGCTGGGATGAGCGACTTCTTTGGCATGGTTATCGATCCCCGCGGCAACATTATTGGCGTGCTACTGGCCTGTATTATGGGCGCATGGATTGAACGGCAGGTTCGTCGGGTGATTCCTGATAACTTGGATATGATCCTTACCTCGACTATTACCTTGCTGATCACCGGTGCGATTACTTTTGTGGTGATTATGCCAGTGGGTGGCGAGCTGTTTAAGGGGATGTCATGGCTGTTTATGCACCTTAATGGCAACCCATTCGGCACCGCCATACTGGCTGGGTTATTCCTGATTAGCGTAGTTTTCGGCATTCATCAGGGATTTGTTCCGGTGTATTTCGCGTTAATGGATGCGCAAGGCTTTAACTCGCTGTTCCCGATTTTGGCGATGGCAGGTGCTGGCCAAGTCGGGGCATCGCTGGCGCTGTTCGCTCGTTCGCCTAAGGGTTCGCTGCTGCGAACTCAGATCAAAGGGGCAATTTTTCCTGGTCTGCTGGGGATCGGCGAGCCACTGATTTATGGGGTGACGTTGCCACGCCTGAAGCCGTTTGTGACCGCCTGCTTGGGTGGCGCTGTCGGGGGGTTCTTTATCGGTCTGGTGGCTTGGATGGGGTTACCGATAGGGCTTAATACCGTTTTCGGCCCTTCGGGTTTGGTCTCTATTCCTCTGATGACATCGGCGAAAGGCATCTTTGCAGGCATGCTGGTTTATGTCGCCGGTATTATTATCTCTTATATTGCCGGTTTCGTTCTGACTTGGCTGTTTGGCAGTAAGAATGTCGATTTAAGCTGATTAGTCGGGTCTTTTTATGACCTCTGCTGGCAGTGTTGCCATCGAAAAAGGCGGGTTGTTATTAGACAGCCCGCCTTTTTTATTACCAGTTCACCTCAAGGGTAGCTGTCGCGGTGGCAGGGCCGGGTTCAGCGGTGTCACGCGGGCACAAGACCCATACCAGCGGATCGGACCAAGACTCCGTTGACGTCACTGAGCGGAGGGC
The window above is part of the Yersinia massiliensis genome. Proteins encoded here:
- the murP gene encoding PTS N-acetylmuramic acid transporter subunit IIBC gives rise to the protein MAKITVSMIEQILQLTGGSENIIICGNCMTRLRLTLRDREQIQLDNLKKIPGVLGVVNGDDQLQIILGPGKAQTASEMMNTLLNAQPRQPQGGHEQADLQSLASQNKQQMKAKQNSAVHNFLTKFATIFTPLIPGFIAAGLLLGFATLMQQTLVVEGVTPAVWLKSLIAYMKVFSIGLFTFLSILIGYNTQKAFGGTGVNGAIIASLFILRYVPEGTVGYYAGMSDFFGMVIDPRGNIIGVLLACIMGAWIERQVRRVIPDNLDMILTSTITLLITGAITFVVIMPVGGELFKGMSWLFMHLNGNPFGTAILAGLFLISVVFGIHQGFVPVYFALMDAQGFNSLFPILAMAGAGQVGASLALFARSPKGSLLRTQIKGAIFPGLLGIGEPLIYGVTLPRLKPFVTACLGGAVGGFFIGLVAWMGLPIGLNTVFGPSGLVSIPLMTSAKGIFAGMLVYVAGIIISYIAGFVLTWLFGSKNVDLS
- the murQ gene encoding N-acetylmuramic acid 6-phosphate etherase; this encodes MKINLSKMVTESRNPASSQIDMLPTLEMLAVINAEDKKVPLAVEATLPEVAKLVDLVVEAFANGGRLIYCGAGTSGRLGILDASECPPTYGTPREQVIGLIAGGHTAILLAVENAEDNPEMGKQDLRNLEFNARDVLVGIAASGRTPYVLGAMAYARSVGATVAAISCNQNSEMSKAADIAIEPVVGPEVVTGSSRMKAGTAQKLILNMITTGAMIRSGKVYSNLMVDVEATNAKLVQRQVNIVVEATECTPEEAENALNECQRHCKTAIVMILGGLTAQQAAAVLSKNKGFIRKALEGIQA